A region from the Flavobacteriales bacterium genome encodes:
- a CDS encoding carboxypeptidase regulatory-like domain-containing protein, translating into MNIRQPLLGILLCAFVHGAANAQRPGADYDIVVEGRVLDETTGDPIKGAVVIVRKDGHSENMVVVKGDGQYAFELERGGRYEITYSAAGMVAKRVEVNTHGAPANLDVPRLSMNVDINLFPPVSGLATALFEKPMGRAAYSSKVRNMRWDEEYGKAMRESIRVFMTKYDAQLEKQGTLAGR; encoded by the coding sequence ATGAACATCCGTCAACCCCTACTGGGCATTTTGCTGTGCGCCTTTGTGCATGGCGCGGCGAACGCACAGCGCCCGGGTGCCGACTACGATATCGTGGTGGAGGGCCGGGTGCTGGACGAAACCACGGGCGACCCGATCAAAGGGGCCGTGGTGATCGTGCGCAAGGACGGCCATTCGGAGAACATGGTGGTGGTGAAGGGCGATGGCCAGTACGCGTTCGAACTGGAACGTGGTGGCCGCTACGAGATCACCTATTCCGCCGCCGGCATGGTGGCCAAGCGCGTGGAGGTGAACACCCACGGGGCCCCAGCGAACCTCGATGTGCCACGCCTGTCCATGAACGTGGACATCAACCTCTTTCCACCGGTGAGCGGCCTTGCAACCGCATTGTTCGAAAAGCCCATGGGCAGGGCAGCGTACAGCTCCAAAGTGCGCAACATGCGTTGGGACGAGGAATACGGCAAGGCGATGCGCGAGAGCATCCGCGTGTTCATGACGAAGTACGACGCCCAGTTGGAGAAGCAAGGAACGTTGGCCGGACGCTGA
- a CDS encoding type II toxin-antitoxin system RelE/ParE family toxin has product MAQVIWSPSAKHDLHAIYDLIAADSPKYAQAFVERLGERFARLAEHPMTGHVVREFSDRTLREITEGNYRIIHKVAKDHVQIVRIYHSRRMLKARDLP; this is encoded by the coding sequence ATGGCGCAAGTGATCTGGTCGCCGTCGGCCAAGCACGACTTGCACGCGATATACGACCTCATAGCTGCCGACTCCCCGAAATACGCTCAAGCGTTCGTTGAGCGGCTCGGGGAAAGGTTCGCTCGGTTGGCGGAACATCCGATGACGGGCCACGTTGTCCGTGAGTTCTCGGACCGAACGCTCCGGGAGATCACCGAGGGCAACTACCGCATCATTCATAAGGTCGCCAAGGATCATGTGCAGATCGTCCGCATCTACCATTCGAGGCGGATGCTGAAGGCACGCGACTTGCCGTAA
- a CDS encoding SDR family oxidoreductase has translation MPTILITGATSGFGAATARRFAAEGWRIIITGRRADRLQALRDELRSSDVHTLCFDVRDRAATDAAIAGLPPEWSTIDVLVNNAGLAAGLDPLQHGNTDDWDRMLDTNVKGLLNVSRAIIPGFIARTKGHIINIGSTAGKEVYAKGNVYCASKHAVDALTKAMRIDLLEHGIKVTQIAPGMAETEFSVVRFAGDEARAKQVYQGLEPLLPEDIADIVHYVATLPPHVCINDVVVTPTAQANSTTVVRRQ, from the coding sequence ATGCCAACCATCCTCATCACCGGCGCCACCAGCGGCTTCGGCGCAGCCACGGCCCGGCGCTTTGCCGCTGAAGGCTGGCGCATCATCATCACGGGCCGTCGTGCCGATCGCTTGCAAGCACTGCGCGATGAACTGCGCTCCAGCGATGTGCACACCCTCTGCTTCGATGTGCGCGACCGCGCCGCCACTGATGCCGCCATCGCTGGACTTCCGCCGGAATGGAGCACCATCGATGTGCTCGTGAACAACGCCGGGCTCGCCGCAGGTCTCGACCCCTTGCAGCACGGCAACACCGACGATTGGGACCGCATGCTGGACACCAACGTGAAGGGTCTTCTCAATGTGAGCCGCGCGATCATCCCCGGCTTCATCGCTCGGACGAAGGGACACATCATCAACATCGGCAGCACGGCCGGGAAAGAGGTGTATGCCAAGGGAAATGTGTACTGCGCCAGCAAGCACGCCGTGGACGCCCTGACCAAAGCCATGCGCATCGACCTGCTCGAGCACGGCATCAAGGTCACGCAGATCGCCCCGGGAATGGCTGAAACGGAATTCAGTGTGGTGCGCTTTGCAGGTGACGAGGCCCGCGCCAAGCAGGTCTACCAAGGTCTGGAGCCTTTGCTTCCGGAAGACATCGCCGACATCGTTCACTACGTGGCCACCCTGCCGCCGCACGTCTGCATCAACGATGTGGTCGTGACACCCACCGCCCAAGCGAACAGTACCACGGTGGTGCGCAGGCAGTGA
- a CDS encoding T9SS type A sorting domain-containing protein, with protein MRTLPTLFAIPLALAASAQCNVSIPSTATVITANGLVSANSESFWVCNGVAVTFSGNGNTIYSESGAIVALTGMNNTLIAKGFGSAGGSSNTVWAENSATIVDQGTNNTINDCNPVVFNYTNAPSNGCAVGIEENTLSGVSIYPTTSTDGRITVETKGAWLDQVLVMNALGQQVMAVPGKGLTVIDMSALGNGVYFLRLTADGQERVQRITLR; from the coding sequence ATGAGAACATTACCTACCCTGTTCGCCATCCCGTTGGCCCTTGCCGCCTCCGCACAGTGCAACGTGTCCATTCCCAGCACCGCCACGGTCATCACGGCGAACGGCCTGGTGAGCGCCAACAGTGAATCCTTCTGGGTGTGCAACGGCGTTGCGGTCACCTTCAGTGGCAACGGCAACACCATCTATTCGGAATCCGGTGCTATCGTGGCCCTCACGGGCATGAACAACACGCTCATCGCAAAAGGATTCGGCAGCGCCGGTGGTTCAAGCAACACGGTCTGGGCCGAGAACTCCGCCACCATCGTGGACCAAGGCACCAACAATACCATCAATGATTGCAACCCCGTGGTGTTCAATTACACCAACGCGCCCAGCAATGGTTGCGCTGTTGGCATCGAGGAGAACACGCTGAGCGGCGTGAGCATTTACCCTACCACCAGCACCGACGGCCGGATAACGGTGGAGACCAAGGGCGCATGGTTGGACCAAGTGCTGGTGATGAACGCGCTGGGCCAGCAGGTGATGGCCGTTCCAGGCAAAGGGCTCACTGTTATTGACATGAGCGCGCTGGGCAACGGCGTGTACTTTCTGCGCCTCACGGCCGACGGCCAGGAGCGCGTACAGCGCATCACCCTGCGCTAG
- the lpxD gene encoding UDP-3-O-(3-hydroxymyristoyl)glucosamine N-acyltransferase: protein MQFSASQIAELLEGEVDGDAQVLVSDLAKIEEGKPGTLTFLANPKYTEFLYTTGASIAVVEQGFQATQPLPKRLTLIRVADPRACFGRLLKMNEELQYNKRGIEQPSFVSPKAKVASGAYIGAFSYIGDGAVIEDDVKIFPHCTIGDGVRIGKGTRIHSGAQVYHRCVIGSNCIIHSGVVVGADGFGFTTDANGVYEKMPQVGNVIIEDDVEIGANSTIDRATMGSTVIRKGVKLDNLIQVAHNVEIGAHTVIASQTGIAGSTRIGSYCMIGGQVGIVGHITIADKVKIAAQSGIGHSITEVGATVQGSPAFAIGDYKRSYVLFRSLPDLKKKLDDLSGK from the coding sequence ATGCAATTCTCCGCCAGCCAGATCGCAGAGCTCCTCGAAGGTGAGGTGGACGGCGATGCGCAGGTGCTGGTGAGCGACCTCGCCAAGATCGAGGAGGGCAAGCCCGGCACCCTCACCTTCCTGGCCAACCCCAAGTACACCGAGTTCCTCTACACCACTGGCGCCAGCATCGCCGTTGTTGAGCAAGGCTTCCAAGCCACGCAGCCGCTGCCCAAGCGCCTCACGCTCATCCGCGTGGCCGATCCCCGTGCATGCTTCGGCCGGTTGCTGAAGATGAACGAGGAGCTGCAGTACAACAAGCGCGGCATTGAGCAGCCCAGCTTCGTGAGCCCAAAGGCCAAGGTGGCCAGCGGCGCATACATCGGCGCGTTCAGCTACATCGGCGATGGCGCCGTGATCGAGGACGACGTGAAGATCTTCCCGCACTGCACCATCGGCGACGGCGTGCGCATCGGCAAGGGCACGCGCATCCACAGCGGCGCGCAGGTCTATCACCGCTGCGTCATCGGCTCCAACTGCATCATCCACAGCGGCGTGGTGGTGGGGGCCGACGGCTTCGGTTTCACCACCGATGCCAACGGCGTTTATGAGAAGATGCCGCAGGTGGGCAACGTCATCATCGAGGACGATGTGGAGATCGGCGCCAACAGCACCATCGACCGCGCCACCATGGGCAGCACCGTTATCCGGAAAGGGGTGAAGCTGGACAACCTCATCCAGGTGGCGCACAACGTGGAGATCGGCGCGCACACGGTCATCGCCTCGCAGACCGGCATAGCGGGCAGCACGCGCATCGGGTCCTATTGCATGATCGGCGGGCAGGTGGGCATCGTTGGCCACATCACAATTGCCGACAAGGTGAAGATCGCGGCGCAGAGCGGCATCGGGCATAGCATCACGGAGGTGGGTGCCACCGTGCAGGGCAGCCCGGCCTTCGCCATCGGCGACTACAAGCGCAGCTACGTGCTCTTCCGCTCGCTGCCCGACCTGAAGAAGAAGCTGGACGACTTGTCCGGCAAATAG
- a CDS encoding bifunctional UDP-3-O-[3-hydroxymyristoyl] N-acetylglucosamine deacetylase/3-hydroxyacyl-ACP dehydratase gives MNPDKQHTLAGSATLKGVGLHTGEPVTLTLRPAPIGHGYKFQRTDIEGEPIIDADADLVVSTERGTTLGKGDLRVNTTEHVLAALYALGVDNCLLQLSGAEVPIMDGSALPFVNAIESVGLQEQDAPRDWYVLKEPIWFETKEKGTEMLAVPTPAGELRLTVMVDYNSPVLGTQHASMYRAEEFKQEIAPCRTFVFLRELEILAKAGLIKGGDLNNAIVLEDREGTTQEQLKELAKTLGRPYEEVQIRRNGVLNTTDLKFFNEPARHKLLDIVGDLALVGRPIKGHILAARPGHFGNTSFAKRIKERMRDEKKSAGFNYDLNKPPLYDIQAIEKMLPHRYPFLLVDKVMEITEEGIVGVKNVSMNEPQFTGHFPGNPVMPGVLQIEAMAQVGGIFALSKVPDPENYTTYFLKIDGVRFKKKVVPGDTLVFKLELMTPIRRGIVHMKGVAYTAGQPAMEAEMMAQIARDKAPKEEKTKATATDTPSPKASAVKA, from the coding sequence ATGAACCCCGACAAGCAACATACCCTCGCTGGCAGTGCCACCCTGAAGGGCGTGGGCCTGCACACCGGCGAGCCCGTGACCCTAACGCTGCGCCCTGCGCCCATCGGCCACGGATACAAGTTCCAGCGCACCGATATCGAAGGAGAACCCATCATCGACGCCGATGCCGACCTGGTGGTGAGCACCGAACGCGGCACCACACTAGGCAAGGGCGACCTGCGCGTGAACACCACCGAGCATGTGCTGGCCGCCCTCTACGCCCTCGGTGTGGACAACTGCCTGCTGCAACTGAGCGGAGCTGAAGTGCCTATAATGGACGGTAGCGCACTGCCGTTCGTCAACGCCATCGAAAGCGTTGGGCTCCAGGAACAGGATGCGCCGCGCGACTGGTACGTGCTGAAGGAGCCCATCTGGTTCGAGACGAAAGAGAAAGGCACCGAAATGCTGGCCGTGCCGACGCCTGCTGGCGAGCTGCGCCTCACGGTGATGGTGGACTACAACAGCCCCGTGCTCGGCACGCAGCACGCGAGCATGTACCGCGCGGAAGAGTTCAAGCAGGAGATCGCCCCGTGCCGCACGTTCGTCTTCCTGCGTGAACTGGAGATCCTCGCGAAGGCCGGCCTCATCAAGGGCGGCGATCTCAACAACGCCATTGTGCTGGAGGATCGCGAAGGGACCACGCAGGAGCAACTGAAGGAGCTGGCCAAGACGCTAGGTCGGCCGTACGAGGAAGTGCAGATCCGCCGCAACGGCGTGCTCAACACCACCGACCTGAAGTTCTTCAACGAGCCCGCACGACACAAGCTGCTCGACATCGTAGGCGACCTCGCGTTGGTGGGCCGCCCCATCAAAGGCCACATCCTCGCCGCACGCCCGGGCCACTTCGGCAACACCAGCTTCGCAAAGCGCATCAAGGAGCGCATGCGCGATGAGAAGAAGAGCGCAGGCTTCAACTACGACCTCAACAAACCACCGCTCTACGACATCCAGGCCATCGAGAAAATGCTGCCGCACCGCTATCCCTTCCTCCTGGTGGACAAGGTGATGGAGATCACAGAAGAGGGTATCGTGGGCGTGAAGAACGTGAGCATGAACGAACCGCAGTTCACCGGCCACTTCCCCGGCAACCCTGTGATGCCCGGCGTGCTGCAGATAGAAGCCATGGCCCAGGTGGGCGGCATCTTCGCACTGAGCAAGGTGCCCGACCCGGAGAACTACACTACCTACTTCCTGAAGATCGACGGGGTGCGCTTCAAGAAGAAAGTGGTGCCCGGTGATACCCTCGTCTTCAAGCTCGAACTGATGACGCCCATCCGCCGCGGCATCGTGCACATGAAGGGCGTGGCCTACACCGCTGGGCAGCCTGCCATGGAGGCTGAGATGATGGCGCAGATAGCGCGCGACAAGGCACCCAAAGAGGAGAAGACCAAAGCCACTGCCACCGATACACCTTCGCCGAAGGCTTCGGCGGTCAAAGCATGA
- the lpxA gene encoding acyl-ACP--UDP-N-acetylglucosamine O-acyltransferase yields MSISKHAYVHPDAQIGNDVTIEPFATIYGDVTVGDGTWIGPNAVLMDGARVGNRCRIFPGAVIGAIPQDLKFSGEVTTAEVGDGTTIRECVTINRGTADRLKTAVGSNSLLMAYVHLAHDCIVGNNVVIANSVNLAGHVTIDDWAILEGNVAVQQFIHIGAHSFIAGASLVRKNVPPFVKAAREPLSYIGVNVVGLRRRGYNDEQVARIEDIYREIFVRNSNVERAVQNVMQQFPRSHERGVIIDFINNSPKGIMKGLTE; encoded by the coding sequence ATGAGCATCAGCAAGCACGCCTATGTGCACCCCGATGCGCAGATCGGCAACGATGTCACCATCGAGCCGTTCGCGACCATTTACGGAGATGTGACCGTGGGCGACGGAACCTGGATCGGCCCCAACGCCGTGCTGATGGACGGCGCCCGCGTGGGCAATAGGTGCCGCATCTTCCCGGGTGCCGTCATCGGCGCCATTCCGCAGGACCTGAAGTTCTCGGGGGAAGTCACCACGGCCGAAGTAGGCGACGGCACCACCATCCGCGAGTGTGTCACCATCAACCGCGGCACCGCCGATCGGCTGAAGACCGCCGTGGGCAGCAACAGCCTGCTGATGGCGTACGTGCACCTGGCGCACGACTGCATCGTGGGCAACAACGTGGTCATCGCGAACAGCGTGAACCTCGCAGGCCACGTCACCATCGACGATTGGGCCATCCTGGAAGGCAATGTGGCCGTGCAGCAGTTCATCCACATCGGCGCGCACAGCTTCATCGCGGGCGCATCGCTGGTGCGCAAGAACGTGCCGCCCTTCGTGAAGGCCGCCCGCGAACCGCTCAGCTACATCGGCGTGAACGTGGTGGGCCTGCGCCGCCGGGGCTACAACGATGAGCAAGTGGCCCGTATCGAGGACATCTATCGGGAGATCTTCGTGCGCAACAGCAACGTGGAGCGCGCCGTGCAGAACGTGATGCAGCAGTTCCCCCGCAGCCACGAGCGCGGCGTCATCATCGACTTCATCAACAACAGCCCGAAAGGGATCATGAAGGGGTTGACGGAGTGA
- a CDS encoding four helix bundle protein — protein sequence MDNVEHFDVEEWMGSFAADGVNEPPSGYGKPQQKRNAVVEETFALSLSIMDYCERLAPINRVFSDQILRSGTSPGSQVREAQNAESAADFLHKMKIGFKELEETDYRVDLCHCKAHYPHDEQLVLKIKRLFPLFNSIIHSTKLLINERKAR from the coding sequence ATGGACAATGTCGAACACTTTGATGTGGAGGAATGGATGGGGTCGTTCGCGGCTGATGGGGTGAACGAACCTCCGAGCGGCTACGGAAAGCCACAACAGAAAAGGAACGCCGTTGTGGAAGAGACCTTTGCCTTGTCGCTCTCCATCATGGACTATTGCGAGCGCTTGGCACCGATCAACAGGGTCTTTTCCGACCAGATCCTCCGAAGCGGCACCTCCCCTGGCAGTCAAGTCCGCGAAGCACAGAACGCCGAAAGCGCAGCGGATTTCCTGCACAAGATGAAGATAGGCTTCAAGGAACTGGAAGAGACCGACTACCGCGTTGACCTGTGCCACTGCAAAGCCCATTATCCCCACGACGAGCAGCTGGTGCTGAAGATCAAACGCCTGTTCCCGTTGTTCAACAGCATCATCCATAGCACCAAGCTGCTCATCAACGAGCGGAAAGCCAGGTGA
- a CDS encoding ABC transporter ATP-binding protein: MKVSLSSASKSFGRETVFRDVSHVFEQGSRTAIIGPNGSGKSTLLQCVGGALMLTKGTVKHEISGAVMAQEEVYRHVSIAAPYMSLYEDLSLREAIEIHKRFKPLLGDRSVEAVAEAALLSGQLEKPVRNFSSGMKQRLKLALAILSDTCLLLLDEPTSNLDANGAQWFVGFLNEHVGRRTLVVASNRVDVETALCTGTIDVQQYKG, from the coding sequence ATGAAGGTCTCTCTCTCTTCAGCCTCCAAGTCGTTCGGCCGCGAAACCGTTTTCCGCGACGTGTCGCATGTCTTCGAGCAAGGCAGCCGCACCGCGATCATCGGACCCAACGGCAGCGGAAAGAGCACGTTGTTGCAATGTGTGGGCGGTGCGCTCATGCTGACCAAGGGCACCGTGAAGCATGAGATCAGCGGGGCCGTGATGGCACAGGAAGAAGTGTACCGCCACGTGAGCATAGCCGCGCCGTACATGAGCCTTTACGAAGACCTGAGCCTGCGCGAAGCCATTGAGATCCACAAGCGCTTCAAACCCTTGCTCGGCGATCGCAGCGTGGAAGCCGTTGCAGAAGCTGCATTGCTAAGCGGCCAGTTGGAGAAGCCGGTGCGCAACTTCAGCAGCGGCATGAAACAGCGCTTGAAGTTGGCCCTCGCCATCCTGAGCGACACTTGCCTCCTACTGCTCGACGAACCCACCAGCAACCTGGATGCGAACGGTGCGCAGTGGTTCGTCGGATTCCTGAACGAGCATGTCGGACGGCGCACCTTGGTGGTGGCCAGCAACCGGGTCGATGTCGAAACGGCCCTGTGCACAGGCACCATCGACGTGCAGCAGTACAAAGGGTAG
- a CDS encoding 2'-5' RNA ligase family protein, with amino-acid sequence MRSKRKDDALSLFDTLVYTCQYRLVIDPAGNAMARAMEWRQQLRERIGKFNEAYQMPGITLFGSELPPEYEGPLADAVERGAEGFEPFTMNLIGLKHTEDRKSIYVELQEKGIVAALRQRVVDHVRSNRRIKKLGVEVVEHPTLFIASGLKLEQFNSAWAMLSAQRFSTQQRVSDVVLMKRELDHTSTDEHVRTFPLRSPQMLRSPFAR; translated from the coding sequence ATGCGCAGCAAGCGGAAAGACGATGCGTTGTCGTTGTTCGACACGTTGGTGTACACCTGCCAGTACCGGCTGGTGATCGACCCCGCAGGCAACGCCATGGCGCGCGCGATGGAGTGGCGCCAGCAACTGCGCGAACGCATCGGCAAATTCAACGAGGCGTACCAGATGCCGGGCATCACCCTCTTCGGCAGCGAACTGCCGCCCGAATACGAAGGTCCGTTGGCCGATGCCGTGGAGCGCGGCGCCGAAGGCTTCGAGCCCTTCACCATGAACCTCATCGGCCTGAAGCACACCGAGGACCGCAAGAGCATTTACGTGGAGCTGCAGGAGAAGGGCATCGTAGCGGCGCTGCGGCAGCGCGTGGTGGACCACGTACGCAGCAACCGTCGCATCAAGAAGCTGGGTGTGGAAGTGGTGGAGCATCCCACGCTCTTCATCGCCAGCGGCCTGAAGCTGGAGCAGTTCAACTCCGCGTGGGCCATGCTCTCGGCCCAGCGGTTCAGTACGCAGCAGCGCGTGAGCGATGTGGTGCTGATGAAGCGCGAGCTGGACCACACCAGCACCGATGAGCACGTGCGCACCTTCCCGTTGCGTTCGCCGCAGATGCTGCGCAGCCCGTTCGCACGTTGA